DNA from Lactobacillus johnsonii:
ACTTAATGAGCTGGAGACAAGAAAATAAAAAGGGAAGCTTACAGGATAATCCAGTGAGCGCAAGTGACGGCGATATGATGATTGCCCAAGCATTGCTTGAAGCTGATAAAGTTTGGCCAGGACATGGATATAAAGCTCAAGCTCTTAAATTAATCAGTGATATCAAAAAGTTAGAAAGCAATCGTTCGGCTAAAATAATTACTGTAGGAAATTGGGCAAATAAGAAATCACATTTTTATAATGTAATGAGAACATCAGATGTAATGCCACAAGCATTTGAAGAATTTTATCAAGCAACTGGAGATCACAGCTGGATAGAAATAAAATCACAGATGCTGGCTTATTTACAACAGCTTAGCAGCCAACATAAAACAGGACTAGTTCCGGATTTTACCTGGATTTCAAAGCAAAAACAGGCGTCTCCTGCTAAGGCTAATGATGTAGCAACCAAAGATGATGGTAATTACAGCGCCAATGCTTGCCGAGTTCCGATGCTCTTAGCAGCAAGTAATGATAAAGAAGCCAATAATATCGTAAAGAAAATGCTGAGTTTTTTTAAGCAAAAAGAAGAAATATCAAGTGGGTTTACCCTGAGTGGAAAAACCCTATATCCATATGAGTCTGCAAGCTTTAGTGCACCGATCTTTGTAGCCGCAAGTAAGTATCAAAATGAAGGATATGGTACTTTGGTAGAACATGAAAAATATATTTTTTCAAGACCGCTTCCTGCTAATAATTACTACGATGCAACATTGATTGTTTTAGCTGCTTTAAATACAAATGAGTTGACGGGATTAGAGAAATAGAGAAAGATTAAGGTGTTAAATCTTTCTCTATTTTTGATTTGCAAGAGTAGAGTGGTTTTGCTATGATAGTAGAAATTTTAGACATTTTTATATTTCTGGAAGGGGTAAGTTTTTATGGGATTAAATGCGTATATTCAAGGTTTTAATAGTTTAGAGTCGATTGACCGTGCACCAGGATATTTTAAATATCAACACCATTCTGTAGCTGATCATAGCTTTAGAACAGCAGAACTTGCTCAAATGATGGGAGATATCGAAGAAGTCATTGGTAAGCAAAAAGTAAATTGGAAAGCTCTTTATGAAAAGAGTCTTAACCATGATTATACTGAACGTTTTATTGGTGATATCAAGACACCGGTTAAGTATGCAACTCCGCAATTACGTAAGATGATTGGGGATGTTGAAGAAACCATGACTGCTAAATTTATTAAGGATGAAATTCCAAAAGAATTTCAAAAAATTTATACAAAACGCCTATCTGAAGGAAAAGATGATACTTTAGAGGGTAAGATCTTATCTATTTGTGATAAGTTGGATTTACTTTATGAAGCTTATGGTGAAATTGAATTAGGAAATCCAAATCCTGTGTTCATGCAGATGTTTAAAGAAAGTCTTGAAACTATTAAAAAGTTTGATGATTTAACTTGTGTTCAATACTTTATTAAGAAAATTTTGCCAGATTTATTTAAGGGCGATTTTGCCGGTAAAGATAAAATGCAAAGAATTGCATTTAGTATTTTGTTAATGGGGGAAGAATAGGTTGAAATTACAGTGTGCATCCTGTGGTTTACGACTTGATAGTCTTCATTTTAAGCAAGAAGGGTTAATGAACCCTAAGTTGACAAGTATTTGTGATATTTGTTTAACAAGAAATTTGGATGCAGAGAACTATGAAAATCCGGTAGTTGAAAGTATTTCCCAGGTAATGCTCTATAGCTTTGTAGGAAAGAAGAATAATGGTCAGATTAAGCCAGATTCTTTAAATCACTATCTTGTAGACAATAATAATAGACGACAGTATGAGTCATTCATTCAAGATTATGATGGTAATGAAGTTGCTCTACAACAAATTTCACGTCGTGAGTTTAATTTAGCAATTATTAAGAGTGAAGATAATGAAATAGACTATATTCCTGAGAATAATGTGGATTTTGCAGTAAATATGAAAAAGATGGGGATTGAAGTTGATTTTTCTTTAAATGAAGTTGACTTTGTAGATCGGGAACGAATTCGGCATAAGTATAATTACCGCTGTCAGTATTGCGGCCGGCGTGGAACGAGTGTAGATCACAAAGATCCCGTTTCTTTATCACATGATAATTCTTTTGATAATTTGATTTTATCGTGTAGTGAATGCAATAAGATTAAATCGAACATGCCATATCAATTATTTGTTAAATTGAACGATCAATTAACTATCGTAAATAAAAAGCTAGTTAAGTATGAAGATGCTTTAGCTAATTTGAAGGAAGAGTTTCAAGCTGCTAAAAGAGACTTGGCTGGCAAGGTTCATTTAAAAGGAATTGTGAATGATCCAGAATTAAATGCAATTCGGAAGCAAAATAAAAAATTACAGGACGCGATTGATAGTTTGCAAAGTGACTATGGTGCCTTGCGTAATGAACGCAAAACATACTTTGATATTGGTTGGAAATTAGAAAAAGAGCGAGAAAATAGCGAAATTATTTAATTCTAATAAATACAAAAGGCTAGTATAACACTGATAGTGGAATACTAGTCTTTTTAGATGATTAAAGTATTTTTTTGAGAGCTTAATTAGTACTGTTAAGTTTGCGGTAGCCGAAGTAAAATTGAAGGCAAGCTAAAACTACGTTAAGCCAATTTAGCCATAAGAAACAATCAGCTAATCCACCGGAGTGAGCACCAGTACCGTAGTAAACCCAAAAACCAATAATCACTGCTGCTACATTAATCCAGGCAAAGGATTTTTGATATGATTGTTTGTTTAATACAAACCACATCCAAATAACATTTATAATAAACCAGATTACTAAAACCCAAAATACAAAATCAAACATTATGTATTTTCCTTTCTTTTATGTTTAATAAAGTCTCAATTAGTATATTGGGACCATTCGCTCTTTTCGGGAATAGTATGAATCCTAGGAACCAT
Protein-coding regions in this window:
- a CDS encoding glycosyl hydrolase family 8, which produces MRVKNLILILGVIVAYLGIIGYVRMSNDRTIEKRYYQVWREDYIKNQSESEQYVNAAGKNKPPFALSEAQGYGMLLAVKAGQKHLGSQNDFQKLDNYYLRHRLSNSNLMSWRQENKKGSLQDNPVSASDGDMMIAQALLEADKVWPGHGYKAQALKLISDIKKLESNRSAKIITVGNWANKKSHFYNVMRTSDVMPQAFEEFYQATGDHSWIEIKSQMLAYLQQLSSQHKTGLVPDFTWISKQKQASPAKANDVATKDDGNYSANACRVPMLLAASNDKEANNIVKKMLSFFKQKEEISSGFTLSGKTLYPYESASFSAPIFVAASKYQNEGYGTLVEHEKYIFSRPLPANNYYDATLIVLAALNTNELTGLEK
- a CDS encoding YfbR-like 5'-deoxynucleotidase encodes the protein MGLNAYIQGFNSLESIDRAPGYFKYQHHSVADHSFRTAELAQMMGDIEEVIGKQKVNWKALYEKSLNHDYTERFIGDIKTPVKYATPQLRKMIGDVEETMTAKFIKDEIPKEFQKIYTKRLSEGKDDTLEGKILSICDKLDLLYEAYGEIELGNPNPVFMQMFKESLETIKKFDDLTCVQYFIKKILPDLFKGDFAGKDKMQRIAFSILLMGEE
- a CDS encoding HNH endonuclease signature motif containing protein; protein product: MKLQCASCGLRLDSLHFKQEGLMNPKLTSICDICLTRNLDAENYENPVVESISQVMLYSFVGKKNNGQIKPDSLNHYLVDNNNRRQYESFIQDYDGNEVALQQISRREFNLAIIKSEDNEIDYIPENNVDFAVNMKKMGIEVDFSLNEVDFVDRERIRHKYNYRCQYCGRRGTSVDHKDPVSLSHDNSFDNLILSCSECNKIKSNMPYQLFVKLNDQLTIVNKKLVKYEDALANLKEEFQAAKRDLAGKVHLKGIVNDPELNAIRKQNKKLQDAIDSLQSDYGALRNERKTYFDIGWKLEKERENSEII